In the genome of Streptomyces aquilus, the window ACGCTCGCGTCGGCGACGACCGTGTCCAGCGCGCCGAGCCACACCCCGAGCACGTCCTGCGGGGAGCCGCCGGTGAGCAGGGCGAGGTCCTCGCCGGCCGCGACGGTGCCCTCCTCCTCGTCGGCGATCTCGACGAGCCCGGTGTCGATCGCGACCCGCCAGGCCTCGCTCGCCCAGGCCGCGGCGTCGTCCCCGGTGAGGCCGAGGAACTCGGCGGCGGCGGGGAGCTGGTCCTCGACCAGTCCGCCGCCGGCGTCGACGCGGGTCTCGGGAGAGGCCCAGCGGGCCAGCCGGGCGGCCCGGGAGAGCAGCGGCGTGGACAGCGCGTCCCGCGCCAGCTCCGCTTCGGGGTGCAGCCGCACCGGCGGCAGGGGGGAGCTGTCTGACATCGGCTGCTTCTCCTAGACATCGCGTCTTACCACTCAGCCGCTCAGCCTAGACGGATTTGGACCCATGCCGCCCGGTTCATCTCCCCGCCAGGTCCCGTACATGGCCGAAACCTTGACAACTGACGTGATCACGCAGGAGATTACGCGCGTAGAAATTCACTGCACACCTGTTCACCGCCCTGACACCTGCGCACGCTACTTTCTACGCGCGTCGCTTCCGCCCCACCGGTCGCGGCTCCCACCGTTCCACGCTCCACCCTCGTCCCGGCGCATCTGAACGTCCCCGGAGGGATCCCGTTGCCGAGCAAGTCTTCCGCGCGCCTCGCCGCGCTCACCGTCGCCGCCGTGTGCTCCGCCGCGTCCACGGTCGTCCTGATCTCCCCCGCGCACGCGGACTCCGTGCGCATCCATGACATCCAGGGCACGACCCGGATATCCCCGTACGCCGGCCAGAAGGTCGCGGACGTGTCCGGCATCGTCACCGGCATCCGTACGTACGGATCGTCCAAGGGCTTCTGGATCCAGGACCCGAACGCGGACGACAACCCCGCCACCAGTGAGGGCGTCTTCGTCTTCACCAGCTCCACCCCGAAGGGCGTCGCCGTCGGCGACCTCGTCACGGTGTCCGGCACGGTCTCGGAGTACGTCCCCGGCGGCACCTCCTCCGGCAACCAGTCGATCACCGAGATCACCAAGCCGACCACCACGGTCGTCTCCAGCGGCAACGCCGTCCCGGCCGCCGTGGTCGTGGACGCCAAGTCGGTCCCGGCCGCCTACGCACCGGCCGGCGACGCCGCCGCGGGCAACTCGATCAACGGCCTGACCCTGGAGCCGTCGAAGTACGCCCTGGACTACTACGAGTCCCTGGAGGGCGAGAACGTCCAGGTCGCCGACACCCGCGTGGTCGGCGCCAGCGACCCGTACACCGAGCTGTGGGTGACGGTGAAGCCGCGCGAGAACGCCAACCGCCGCGGCGGCACGGTCTACGGCTCCTACGACTCCCAGAACACCGGCCGGATCCAGATCCAGTCGCTCGGCTCGACCGCCGCCTTCCCGAAGGCGAACGTCGGCGACGTCCTGGAGGGCGCCACGACCGGCCCGCTGGACTACAACCAGTTCGGCGGCTACACCCTCGTCGCGAACTCGATCGGCACGCTGAAGAGCGGCGGCATCGAGCGCGAGACGACCCAGAAGCAGAAGCGCGGCGAGCTCGCGGTCGCCACGTACAACGTCGAGAACCTCGACCCGTCCGACGACACCTTCGCCGCGCACGCCGCCGCGATCGTGAACAACCTCCAGTCGCCCGACATCGTGTCCCTGGAGGAGATCCAGGACAACAACGGAGCGACCAACGACGGTACGGTCGCCGCCGACCAGACGGTGCAGAAGCTGATCGACGCGATCGCGGCCGCGGGCGGCCCGACGTACGACTGGCGCTCCATCGACCCGACGAACGGCACGGACGGCGGCGAGCCGGGCGGCAACATCCGCCAGGTGTTCCTGTTCAACCCGGAGCGGGTCTCCTTCACCGACCGCGCCGGCGGCGACGCCACCACGGCCGTCGGGGTGACCAGGGAGCACGGCAAGGCGGCCCTGACGATCTCCCCCGGCCGCATCGACCCCGCGAACGAGGCCTGGACGTCCAGCCGCAAGCCGCTGGTCGGCGAGTTCGTCTTCCGCGGCCGCACGGTCTTCGTGATCGCCAACCACTTCAACTCCAAGGGCGGCGACTACGGTCTGACCTCGGCGACCCAGCCGGTGCCGCGCAGCTCGGAGGTGCAGCGCCACCAGCAGGCCACCCTGGTCAACGCCTTCGTCAAGGACATCCTCGACACCCAGAAGAACGCGGACGTCGTCGCCCTCGGCGACATCAACGACTTCGAGTTCTCCGACACCGCCAAGATCCTGGAGACGGACGGCGCCCTGTGGTCGGCGATCAAGTCGCTGCCGAAGAGCGAGCGTTACTCGTACGTCTACCAGGGCAACACCCAGGTCCTGGACCAGATCCTGGTCTCCCCGTCGATCCGGCGCGGCTGTGACTTCGAGTACGACAGCGTGCACGTCAACTCGGAGTTCAACGACCAGATCAGCGACCACGACCCGCAGGTCCTGCGCTTCAAGCCGTAACCGCACGGCGGCTCAACAGGCCCGGCTGGACGACGAGTCCAGCCGGGCCCGGCCGTGTCAGGCGGGCAGCAGTCCGAGCACGTGCTCGTAGCGGCTGACCGTACTGCCCTTCAGCCCCGGCCAGTTCTGGACCCGCTTCCACAGCTCGGTCGCCGAGCCGACGCCGTCGCCGGGGGCGGCCATCGCGTCGATGTGGTCCTGGGCGGTCTCCCACTCGGCGTAGTTCAGGACGCGAGTGCCGTCGGTGCCGAGGTGGAAGTGGGCGCCGATGCCGCCGGGGTGCGGGTTCGGCTCGCTCTCCAGGGCCTCGAAGACGGCGTCGACCCAGGCCCGCTGCCGCTCCGGATCAGGGCCCTCGAACTCCACCTCGACGATCACGACACACCCCGGCACGCGCGTGTCACCGTCTTGGGTGCCGCTGCGGTAACGCCGGTAGCGGTCGAGCCGGACCCGTTCGATGCCCGGCACCGCGGTGTCGACCTCGTCGACGCGCTCCTGCCGTTGGGTCTTCACGAACGCCTCGTACGCCGACTCGCTCGTCCACTGCGAGTGGTGCAGCAGGGTGGAGCCGTCGTGCCCGGCGTAGACGTGGTAGCCGAGCAGACCGGCGGCCGGCCAGTCCCGGCGCTCCCAGGTCCGCGCGATCGCCTCCACCGTCAGGCGCTGCCGTTCGGGAGTGCCGACGCGCCAGGTGCTGAAGAAGGGCGCGCCGACGCGCGGGTCGGTCAGGTCGGGGTGGTCGCCGGTACGACGGGTCATGTCGGTCTCCGCTGCTCGGTGCCGGATGCGTGTACCGACGACCCTCCAACCTCAACCGCGATTCAGGTCAAGTCACCTCTTGGGGTAGCGCCATGACACCACGACCACCGCGGCGAGGGCCGCGCCGATGACGAGCGCCGGGCGCGGATGCCGGATCGCCGCCCGGACGACGGGCCGGGCGGGCTGCGGAACGCCGTGCTCGACCCGGTGCTGCAACTCGTGACCGGTCTTCGTCGCCCGGTCCTGTGTCTGATGGCCGGTCCTCGTGGCCCGGTCCTGGACCTTGTGGCCGACCTGCGTGGCCTTGTCCTGCACCGTGTGGCGGGCCTGTGCGGCCCGGTCGTGCAGGGTGTGGCCAGCGTGCGTGGCCCGGTCGTGGGCCGTGTGGCCGGCCTGCGCCGCGGTGCTGCGCAGCTGCACGGTCATCGCGCCCGCCTTGTCCCTGAGGTCGGCCGCCCGCGCCCGCGCTCGGCCCTTGACATCCATCTTTCCTGCCAACTCCTCCACTGTGTCGCCGAGTTGGCTGCGGGTCCGCTCGATCTGCTCGCGCAGCTCCTCGGGGCCCTTGGCCCCGCTGTCCACACCCGGCGTCGTCCGGTCCGTCATCGATGCGCCCTTTCCCTGATCTCCTCGACATCGGCCCTGACGCTGCCGAGGGCCTCCTCGGGCGTGGGGGGTGCGGCGCGGCGGAGCTGGGCACGGCCGCGCGCGGCGAGCAGGGCGGCGGTCGCGAACAGCACGGCCGTCACGATGAGCGCCGCGGCCCAGACGGGCAACGTCAGCGAGAGGGCGGCGGCGGCCGTGGCGGCGAGGGCGAGCAAGCCGGCGTAGGCGACCGCGCCGGCGGCGCCGATCATGCCGCCGCCGCGTCCGGCGCGCCGCCCCTTCTCGGCGAGCTCCTCCTTGGCGAGGGCCACTTCCTGCCGTACCAGCTGGGAGAGCTGTTCGGTGGCCTGGCCGACGAGTTCGCCGACGGAGCGCTGGGCCTGCCCGGGCTCCTGGGTCTGGGTCACGGTGTCCGCCTCCTCTCGGTTTCGGACCGACCGAGTACCCGGACCCGTCCCCGCTACCCCTGCGAACCCGCCTCCGGCCCCCGTTCCCCCAGCCGCGCCAGCTGGGTCTGGAACCAGTCGAGGCGGGCCTGCAACAGGGCCGCCTCCGCGGCGAGTTCGGAGACGCCGAGGTCCGCCGGTGCGGTGCTCCCGCTGCCCGCCACCACCCGCAGCCCCTCCCCCGCCAGCCGTGCGAAGGAGGCGAGCGAGACGGACGTACGACCCCGTAGGCAGGCCGCGCAGGACGGGGCGAGGCCGCGCCAGCCCGGTCGGCCCCAGCCGGCGTCGGCGAGGGCGGAGGCGGTCGTGCCGCAGGCGCAGGGGCCGACGGTGGCGGTGCGGACGCGCTGGCGGGCGTAGCGGTAGCCGAGTTCGAAGCGGAGGTAGCGGCCGAGGACGGAGACCTCCAGCAGGACGGCGGCGCGGTGCTCGGCGGTGCAGAGCAGCGCCTCGGCCGTCGTACGGTCGTGGACGCAGTGGAAGCCGCAGTCGCAGCGGCGGTGCGGTGCCGGGTGCCGCAGGCCGTAGACGCAGGACGCGTCGGCCAGGACTCCGTACGGCAGCGCGCCGCCCAGCGACACCCCGGTGAACCCGGCCCGGGTGCCGTCATGGGACAGCACCGGGTGGGCGATCTTGTATCCGGTCGGCGGCTCCGTCGGGCGTTCCTCCGGAAGCCGGAACCTCATCGGGCGGCCGGTACCTCTTCGGGCGCCTTCAGTTCCTCGATCTCCTCGGGGAGTTCCAGCGCGGGTTCCTCCGCGCGGTCCCGCTCTTCCGCGACTCCGGTGGCGAGTGCCTTGCCGAGCTTCATGACGCCTCCCATGACCTGGGGCCGATGACCGTCCTGGCCATGGTGACCCATGAGGGGCCGATTTGGACATAGGGCCTCCACCGGACCCCACCTCTCAGCATCACTTACCAATACATCGTAGAAGAATTAAGTGGAGCTTCACGATGGCAGTGCCGAGACTACTCCCATGACGTACTCCGGCTCCCCCGCCCCGCTCTTCGGCCGCGCCCTCTGCGCGATGATCACGCCCTTCACCGAGGGCGGCGCCCTCGATCTGGCAGGGGCGCAGCGGCTCGCCGAGCGGCTGGTGGCGGAGGGCTGCGACGGCCTGGTCCTGTCCGGCACCACGGGCGAGTCGCCGACCACGTCGGACGCCGAGAAGGCGGACCTCGTCCGGGTGGTACGGGAGGCGGTCGGCAGCCGGGCATCGATCCTCACCGGCATCGGCACCTTCGACACCCGGCACACCGTCGAACTCGCCCTGGAGGCCGAAAAGGCGGGCGCGGACGGGGTGTTGCTGGTCAGCCCGTACTACAGCAAGCCTCCGCAGGACGCCCTGGAGGCGCACTTCCGCCAGATCGCGGACGCCTCCGGCCTGCCGATCGCCCTCTACGACATCCCGGGCCGCACCGGCACCCGCATCGAGCCCGACACGCTGCTCCGGCTCGCCGAGCACCCGAGGATCGTCGCGGTCAAGGACTGCTCCTACGACTTCCTCGCCGCCCAGAAGGTCATCGCCCGCACGGAGTTGGCGTACTACGCGGGCTGCGACGAGCACAACCTCGCCCTGTACGCGGTGGGCGGGGCGGGGTACATCAGCACGGTGGCGAACGTCGTCCCGGCCCGACTCCGTGCCGTCCTGGACGCGTTCGACGCGGGCGACACGGCCGAGGCGGCCCGCCTCCAGCAACAGGCCACCCCGCTCATCGAGTTGATGATGTCGGCGGGCCTGCCCGGCACGGTCACGGCGAAGGCCCTGCTCAACGAAGTGGGCCTGCCCGCGGGCCCGGTCCGCGCGCCGCTGCTGCCCGCCGGCCGGGAGGCGGTCGACGGGCTGCTGGCGGCGTACCGGGCGCTGCGCTGAGTCAGCGCTCCGCGAAGACCGGCTCCCACGCCAGGTTCGGCGGGCCGTCGTCCGGGTCGCGCTCGCCGCTCAGGACCACGACCTTGTCGCTGCCGATCGTGACGAGGACGAGGTGGTCCTTGTAACCGGCGTTCTTGAGCGGCGTGGTGCGTTCCCAGGCGATGAGGCGCTTGTCGTCGACCCAGGCGAGCAGGTGGCCACCGCGGACCTTGGTGATCTCCTTGCCGGTGAGCGGGTTCCGGATCGAGGAGTAGGACTTGCCGGGGAGCTTCTTGCCCATGTTGACCTCTTTGGTCAGACCGAGGGCGGCCAGCTCGCCGTTCGGGGAGATCCGGGCCGGGACGTCCCAGCGCAGGTACTTCTCCTTCGCGGGCGCGGTGATCTTCTTGCCGGAGAGGTTGTAGAACTCCTCCATGCCGTCGCTGCCGCCGATGATCCGCGCGTACAGCGCCTTGTCGTCGTCGGTGAAGGCGAAGTCGGCGCGGCTCGGGACATCACGGCTGGACTTGATCTGCCACCAGGCTCCGTTGTGACTCACCATGTCGAAGATCATGTATCCGGTCCGGGACGTGGTCCGGTCCGCCATCCAGGCGTTCGCGCCGCCGTCGGCGCTCTTGACCTCGGTCACGTGGTCCGGGTTCTTGTCGTACGTCGTGAGGACCAGCTTGGTCCCGTCGTGGGAGAACGACAGCCCGCCGAGCCCCATCCTGATGTCGATCCACTGCTTGACCTTCCCTGTCGTGAGGTCGAGCAGCCCGAACCGGGAGGCGGGCACGGTCCGTTCGAGGACGGCGGCGGTCTTGGCGCCGGGCGCGACGGCGACGTAGGACCATCGGGTGTCCTTCTTGTACCGGCCGGTGCCGGGGTCGAGGAGCCGGTAGGTCCGTTCGGTGACCCCCTCGCCCTTGCCGGTCTTCCGGGTGGTCGTCGTGTAGTAGGCGGCGGCGACGGTCCGCCCGGCCGAGATCGCCGTCACCGGCAGCGAGTGCCCCCCGGTCACCCGGCTCGGCCGTACGTCGTCCCGGCCGCCGGAGACCAGCTGCGGCACCGCCACCGAGACGGCGACCACGGCCGCGGTGGCCGCCGCGACGGACGCGAAGGTACGGGTCCGCCGGCGCCGGCGCACGGCGAGTACGCGGTCGGCGAACCCCGGCGCCACCGGCTCCTGTGCACCGGCCAGGTCCCGCAGGGAGTCCCGTACGAGTTCCTCGACGTTCACGGCCGTACCTCCACGGGTGCGTAGTCACGGGACGGCCGGCTCGGGGCGTTGAGGGCGGCCAGTTCGGGGGCGAGAGTGCGCAGTCGGGCGAGCGAGCGGTGGGTGGTGGACCGTACGGTGCCGACCGAGCAGCCCAGGATGCGGGCCACGTCGGCCTCCGGCAGGTCCTCGAAGTAGCGCAGCACCAGCACGGTGCGCTGCCGGGCGGTGAGCCGCGCGAGCGCGCCCCGCATCACCAGGCGCACCTCGGCGGCCGCGGAATCATCGCCGCCGGTACGGCCCTCCGGTGGCTCGGCGACGCTGAGCTCGCGTCTGGGCCACTTCAGCCGCCAGCGGCTGATCTGCTGACGGTAGAGGATCTGCCGTACGTACGCCTCGGGCTCGTCGATGCGGTGCCAGCGGCCGGCCGCCTTGATCAGCGCGTTCTGCAGCAGGTCCTCGGCGGTGTGCCGGTCGCCGCCGCTGAGCAGCACGGCCGTCTTCAGC includes:
- a CDS encoding phage holin family protein; this encodes MTQTQEPGQAQRSVGELVGQATEQLSQLVRQEVALAKEELAEKGRRAGRGGGMIGAAGAVAYAGLLALAATAAAALSLTLPVWAAALIVTAVLFATAALLAARGRAQLRRAAPPTPEEALGSVRADVEEIRERAHR
- a CDS encoding DUF3618 domain-containing protein, with the translated sequence MTDRTTPGVDSGAKGPEELREQIERTRSQLGDTVEELAGKMDVKGRARARAADLRDKAGAMTVQLRSTAAQAGHTAHDRATHAGHTLHDRAAQARHTVQDKATQVGHKVQDRATRTGHQTQDRATKTGHELQHRVEHGVPQPARPVVRAAIRHPRPALVIGAALAAVVVVSWRYPKR
- the dapA gene encoding 4-hydroxy-tetrahydrodipicolinate synthase, producing the protein MTYSGSPAPLFGRALCAMITPFTEGGALDLAGAQRLAERLVAEGCDGLVLSGTTGESPTTSDAEKADLVRVVREAVGSRASILTGIGTFDTRHTVELALEAEKAGADGVLLVSPYYSKPPQDALEAHFRQIADASGLPIALYDIPGRTGTRIEPDTLLRLAEHPRIVAVKDCSYDFLAAQKVIARTELAYYAGCDEHNLALYAVGGAGYISTVANVVPARLRAVLDAFDAGDTAEAARLQQQATPLIELMMSAGLPGTVTAKALLNEVGLPAGPVRAPLLPAGREAVDGLLAAYRALR
- a CDS encoding WD40 repeat domain-containing protein, whose product is MNVEELVRDSLRDLAGAQEPVAPGFADRVLAVRRRRRTRTFASVAAATAAVVAVSVAVPQLVSGGRDDVRPSRVTGGHSLPVTAISAGRTVAAAYYTTTTRKTGKGEGVTERTYRLLDPGTGRYKKDTRWSYVAVAPGAKTAAVLERTVPASRFGLLDLTTGKVKQWIDIRMGLGGLSFSHDGTKLVLTTYDKNPDHVTEVKSADGGANAWMADRTTSRTGYMIFDMVSHNGAWWQIKSSRDVPSRADFAFTDDDKALYARIIGGSDGMEEFYNLSGKKITAPAKEKYLRWDVPARISPNGELAALGLTKEVNMGKKLPGKSYSSIRNPLTGKEITKVRGGHLLAWVDDKRLIAWERTTPLKNAGYKDHLVLVTIGSDKVVVLSGERDPDDGPPNLAWEPVFAER
- a CDS encoding SigE family RNA polymerase sigma factor, yielding MDAEAQDSFREFVEHRSSALLKTAVLLSGGDRHTAEDLLQNALIKAAGRWHRIDEPEAYVRQILYRQQISRWRLKWPRRELSVAEPPEGRTGGDDSAAAEVRLVMRGALARLTARQRTVLVLRYFEDLPEADVARILGCSVGTVRSTTHRSLARLRTLAPELAALNAPSRPSRDYAPVEVRP
- a CDS encoding antibiotic biosynthesis monooxygenase, coding for MTRRTGDHPDLTDPRVGAPFFSTWRVGTPERQRLTVEAIARTWERRDWPAAGLLGYHVYAGHDGSTLLHHSQWTSESAYEAFVKTQRQERVDEVDTAVPGIERVRLDRYRRYRSGTQDGDTRVPGCVVIVEVEFEGPDPERQRAWVDAVFEALESEPNPHPGGIGAHFHLGTDGTRVLNYAEWETAQDHIDAMAAPGDGVGSATELWKRVQNWPGLKGSTVSRYEHVLGLLPA
- a CDS encoding endonuclease/exonuclease/phosphatase family protein; translation: MPSKSSARLAALTVAAVCSAASTVVLISPAHADSVRIHDIQGTTRISPYAGQKVADVSGIVTGIRTYGSSKGFWIQDPNADDNPATSEGVFVFTSSTPKGVAVGDLVTVSGTVSEYVPGGTSSGNQSITEITKPTTTVVSSGNAVPAAVVVDAKSVPAAYAPAGDAAAGNSINGLTLEPSKYALDYYESLEGENVQVADTRVVGASDPYTELWVTVKPRENANRRGGTVYGSYDSQNTGRIQIQSLGSTAAFPKANVGDVLEGATTGPLDYNQFGGYTLVANSIGTLKSGGIERETTQKQKRGELAVATYNVENLDPSDDTFAAHAAAIVNNLQSPDIVSLEEIQDNNGATNDGTVAADQTVQKLIDAIAAAGGPTYDWRSIDPTNGTDGGEPGGNIRQVFLFNPERVSFTDRAGGDATTAVGVTREHGKAALTISPGRIDPANEAWTSSRKPLVGEFVFRGRTVFVIANHFNSKGGDYGLTSATQPVPRSSEVQRHQQATLVNAFVKDILDTQKNADVVALGDINDFEFSDTAKILETDGALWSAIKSLPKSERYSYVYQGNTQVLDQILVSPSIRRGCDFEYDSVHVNSEFNDQISDHDPQVLRFKP